Within the Leishmania donovani BPK282A1 complete genome, chromosome 6 genome, the region CTGTAAAAGAtgaagggaggagaaaggaggagggaagagatgGGGTGGTGCTCAGAATCTCTATCAACGGAAACGCGCCCGTCTGCCTTCGCCCGTTTCGGCTCTATGGggttcctccctcccccccccgggaagggagaggaggggaggggggcgaaAGCCAAGAGGGAGACAAGGGCATTGCCAAGCTGCACCTGCGGAGCGCCCCTTCTCCTTGAGATGCACAGCCGTGGAGCTACCGGGTGCGGGGCCGAGATCCAGAACTCGCGTCGTGtccgctgcgccacgcctACCTTGCTTACTGCCTCTGCATTCTTCTTCCCTGTTACGTTAAGCGGCGTCTGAGTGGGGTGTGGCACCGGTGCACACGTCTCCAGTTCGAGGGGGAAAAGATGGTGGAGGGCGACGCCGCTTCGGGGTGCACTTCAGTGCATGCGCTTGTCTCGCTTGGCAGGCAGAACAGCCACAGCGAAAAGAGGTGGGAGGAAGCGAGGACAGCAGCCACACAACCTCGCCTTCGGAAACCGATAATCATAAggaagcgcacgcgcaccagcAACACGACAATCAACGATGTAGCCATCTGCCATCGTTGGCTGAGCGCCTTGCCCGCTAATCTTCCTtgttccccctcccctccgccggGGCACGGAAGACGgtggccgacgccgccgtcatcaAGGCAGTCATCAAGACCGTACCCGCCATCGGCATGCCTGACGCGGCGCCAACAACGGCACCGATGGCGTGCAGCCCCCAcgcagccgtcgcggccACAGACTGCCCGGTAGTGAAGCTGCGGCACATGGCCAGCATCGTGATAAGGGTAAGGTATGCCTCGGCGCCACACGCCAAATTGGCCGCCTCGAAGCCGCGACTAGACATCGAGTGGTACCATGGGAACCAGCGGAAGAGCACGGTGTAGCACAGGCACCAcatcgtcgccaccgccgcacctgTATCGCCGTCCCCGCAGTCGTGCAGGTGCATTACCTTAGCCGCCTTGGCGTCGTTCAAGATGAAGAAACAAAACGCGACcgtcaccagcggcagcagcgcgccctGCACGCAAacctgcgccaccaccacgtcaggcggcaccgccatgGTGATGGTGGACTGCGCTAGCTGCACCGCGGCCATCACAATGCTCAGTTTCGCCAGTCTTCTCAGCGAGATGTTGTGCCCCTTCACCATGGCGGCCAGCGGGATGATCATGAGACCATGCACGCTCATGTTTAATATGATGCCCATGTTGCCTACTTGTTGTAtgtccgcgtgtgtgtgggtgtgggtgcccTTGTGTAGCTAACGTCGATGGTGGAGCGCCGTCGAGTGCCTGTGCGAGTAAGCAGGCGAGCGGGTGGGTGagtttccttttctctgtaTGTTGCAGCACTGCGCGTCTCGTGATTTGCGTCCCTTGTTGCGTTGCTCCTTCACATGCAAGCACGGAAACACCTTCAACACATAGAAGGACGTGGACGTAGGTCGTGCGGCCGATTGGCggtgagcgagagaaagggagagggagagagagggagggagggaagaggggaggggcagagtGCCGCAAGAGCAACAAGCATGGGCAGACGCCCACACGTGCATGTATCGGTGCACATgaaggggaggcggcgggcgAAATATGCGGTCTTTCGTCAGAAAAGAGGCGCggaggtgaggaggggggtctGGCGAAGCGGTGTCcgcccccacacacactACACACACCCTTTCTTCGGCCTGTCTTCTTGAGTGGCGTTCCATACCCTTCTTGTGGCGGCTGTTCTCTGTCTCGATTCGAAGTTCGGGATTGTACGCACctcatcaccatcaccatcatccGTCCTGctgcacgcaagcacacgcacgtgaaGAATCAGAACCCGAGCGAGCGAGGTGCGCGTGGGTGCGCCATCTCGGACGCATGTGCATTCTCATGCACCGATGCGCAGCAACAACCGCAAAGAACAAACaagtggggggaggggggcgaggagAGCTGCTCAAAGGCAATACGTGCGAGCGCCCAAGACCTTCGGCACTACGAGAATCGAGAATATCAAGGAAGAGGCACACGACATCGGCGCACATCGGACAGAGAGTCAAATGGGTGGAGAACCGCGACGGAAAGGCtcgtggggggagggggaggaatACATCGGTGCCACGTGTCCACTGTGAAAcaaggagagcagcggcgaggtgcGCCGTGGTCGTGCCAcgtcctccctctcctcccttgcCCACCTCCACAGcgaccaccgccacgcgcaTCGCGCATCGCGTCAATCCCCATGGCgtccactccccctcccccttgccccccccctcttcaaCGCTTCAGTTACCGCGCGGAATGGGTGCCAAGTACATCGCAAGCGTTTGAACCGCCTGCACTGACATGCCCAGCGTGTACTCGGAGGCAGAAGCCTGGAAGAGGAAGGCATTGCCCTCGCAGcagacgacgatggcgacgcgcAGTGGGTCGTCCAGCTCCTCTTGCGAGCGCTGAGACTCGTCACCACGCGGTCCGTAGAAGGGCTGACTCTCCTGATCGCCCCTCGTGCTTGCCTCGGCACCACCactcgccgcagcaccggcggcagcggcggcagcggccttcCGCAACGACGCAGCTGTCACTGGAGTGCTCGCCTTCCCGGTCGTGCCGGAGGACGCAGGCGTGGGttgtggctgctgttgctggccCCAGAGGTAGCTCGCTGgcgggggtggaggtgggAAGTACTGCGCGAAGGGGTTCAGCTGACCAATCTCCTCTTCCAACAGGGCATCCCGGGCACCTACCCAGTCGGACGTGACCTGCgagctgccaccgccaccaccaacgcCACAACCCTCGTCCCAGCTGGTCACAGAGGGCGCCGGTggcacggcgctgccgctaccCCCGCCGATGCGTTGCGCGCCTCCGTCCCCAATGTCCCCCGCGTACCACAGAGGCTTGAAGCACACACGGACGGCCGGCATCGCGTTCATCGTAGTGCGCTCCTGTGACACAATGTGCACGCCGCCAGGGAACTGAGCAAGGTAGTAGCGGATCATGTGCTGCAGTTGTCGGAAGATGGAGCGCTGACGAGTACCTCGGCGCTCTGCAATGGGGCGCGGCGGGAGCGCCTTGGACGGCGTTGGAGGCCGGCCGTCCGTCGTTGCCGTGGCCGCAGCAAAGCCAgtaccaccgccgccactgctgccgtccTCTACCGGTGACGTGGTAGACGTGAAGAGCGGAAAGACGCGCACTGTCACGCCGACCTTCTCCACCCCGTACGTGGCCTGCACCACACAGAGCGGATCAGCCAGCATGGGCTCCTCGACAGTCGCCATCCCagtcggcggcagcgacagacGGAAGGGCAGCACGTCATGCCGGATATTGCAGTACAGCACCGACACGCTCTGGCCGTAGTGGTTGCCGAGTGACACAGAGTTCATGACGGTGGCGCAAAACGAAACAAACTCCGTGGaggtgtgccgcagcgccgaggcAATGAAGTGGAAACTCACGCATGCCGTGCCGACGGGCACGTAGAAGGCGCTCCAGTACGCCTTGACCGTGCCAGCAGTCAAGTCAGCCACCCCCGTGGAAGACCGCGAgcgagcagcggccgccgcagcagcagcgctctctAATGCGTCCGGGACGAGGGTCAGATAGGCACTGTTAACGTCCACGCGCACTTCgcggaagagggagaaggcggtgaCGAGCGCCACTGcgtcgctgtcctcctcgcggGTGTCGTCACCAGCGCTGAAGTTCCCCTTGAGCGCGATCGACAGCGGGTACGGCTCTACCAGCAACGTCTGGCGCGAAGGCGGGTGCGCGGCGTTGGGGGCCTGAAAGACGACGTGCGGTGCACGGTtgtcatcgctgctgccgagcacGAGGCCCAACTGGCGCACAGCCTTGCACACCTGCTGTTCGAGGTACGTTTGCCATGCATACGGGACCCCGCTGCCACCCGTCGcacctgccgcgccgccgccgtcgagggtGCCCGTCGCCGTGGAGACACCCGCTGGCTCGTACGAAGCAATGAGTCCCATGCGACGACCTCCACGACTCATCGCCGTTGCGTATGGCACCATCCACGCGCCTTcatcgcagccgccgccaccgtggccAACGTAGTAGTAGGAGGGACGGCAGTAGGGCGGATACGCGGCCCCGTCCGCACCTGCAGTACCTCGTGTGTACGGCTGGGGTGCATTGATGCCGCCGGAAAAGGTTGACAGGagcccgccaccaccggcagtCATAGAGGAGGTGAAAAGGCGgtcctcgacgccgtcgctctCCGCAAGGCCCTCGTGGACAAGGAAGTCCAGGGGCAGGTGGTACCCCAGGCCTAGCCGCGGTTCAGACACGAGAAGGtacgacggcgacggagacGGCGTGGCAAAGGCGAGGAAGCGCACAATGTCGTAGACGGCTGTCGGCAtcacgctgcgcacgcgcgtcggGGCCACGTActgcaccgtcaccgcgAGCCGCTCGTGTACTACGAAGATGGAGAAGACACAGTTCATGACCCGGTGGTCATCGACGTAGCAGTACTCCGCTGCTGGGTGATCCTTGCTACCAATGCGCGCGGTCGATTGTCCTACAATCTTGGCGCAGTCGGCAATCCGGCCGAGACTAGCCTCTCTAtacgccgccgctgtctgTGGCTCGTAGAGCTCCTCGATAGTGACCGCCATGCGGTGCGTTGGCTCCCGCACCGTGCGGAAGGTTAGCAGGATCAGCGgcgcctgccgctcctcttGCTTCAACTCGAAGAcgggggagaagggcagcTGAATGCCGAGCTGGGCGTCGTACCACTCCATCAGCTTCGCATTGTGCCGCTTCACGTGCATGGAGGCGCGAGCAGTGAAGTAGTTTCGCGGTGGCAGCTGAGGCCGCTCCGGGGGGGTTCGCGTCCCCGTCGCTGCCACCccaccagcgctgccgctgctgcccgctACCACCATCTCGCTGTCAttgccagcaccaccaccaccagcactcGTGCGGCCACCAGCGGAGGACGGACCCGCTCCCTTTGCCTTACTGCTCGACGCTGCCTCCCTCGGCGCGCCCTTTCGCTGCCCCCACTTGGAGATCGCTGCCTTgtcttccgccgccgcggaggcggcggcacgctgTGCCAGCCATTTCCGTACGTTGGCGTAGGTGGTGATGCCGAGCATGACGGCCGCGCACAGTGACACCTTGCCGAGTGAGCCTGGAAGGGCATCCAATCGTGAAAGCGCCTTCGGGTTCACAGCGCCATGCGTGTCCGGCATTTCCAGCGCTTTCTCCGAaaagcgtgcgtgcgggcgtgtgggcgagagcgagcgcgtTGTAACGGCGGATGTCaacgacacacgcacacgcacacaccaatgatacacacacacagaaagggaaaagagggTGAGAGGAAGTATCGAAGAGGTGTGCCGGAGTAccttcggcggcggtgccgcgcgcgcagatGTCCCGACTCGTGCCCGAAGCTCAGCAAAGGCgttttttttggggggggagaaggggtagggagggaggcaccagtacacacacacacacgaagagagagacgtagatagggaggaaggaggcaCTGACGGGTATGCTCGCACAGTGCGGAAGGAAATGAGAGAAGCTACGCGCGAGAGATGTCCTGCAggactgctgctgttgcttgAATGCAAGGGCTCTTGCCCGCCTCCCTTTTCCTCAGCGCATGAGACAGActctgcgcctgtgtgtgcgtgtatgtgtgcgtgtgcgtgcgtgtatgtgtgcgtacgCTTTAGCCctagtggtggtggtcgtcgtcgtgaGCACCAGAGCATgcagggagaagagaagagagggtggATGGGAGGCGACTCAAAGAGCTgtggctgttgctgcggtTGCGCGCAGAATCCTACTCAGGGTAGGTACCCAGAGAgcaagacacgcacgcagctACTGTCACCTCCCAGGCAGGCATACATGCATAATGGCTGATGAGGGGACAACGCCAGCGATGGTAGTCGCCGTTGTCGTGGTCTCGTTGACACTGTTCGCGGGGCGGGCGGGTCTTGCAGGGTGCGCTTGACGATGAAGAGAGacgaaggggagggagaaaaCCGTCCGTGGGCAAGTGGCCCAGTGTTTGCGCAGGTCCTGTAGGCGGATGTGCGTATTTatgcagggaggggggttgtCCGTGCCTTCACTTCGaagacgcacacatacgtgcacacgcatggggagggaggaagaggcgcaTACACCCCCATCACGCACATATGAAAGCACCGGGAcagaggcgggggcgggggtcGGGGGCGCGGCACGTCCTTGgaagggagagcgagcgagagatAAGGCGAAAGAGGTGCGGCAAGGCGAAACGCAGTCGCTGACTTAGGCACCGTCATCCACTCGGGTTTGAGTGAAAGGGATGGCGGGCGGCGCGGACGGAGGAGTCGTCGTGCGAGAGGATGGACgtgaaagggagggaggaaacAGACAGgagatgcacacgcacacacatgcaagGCGGCAAGGAGAAGAGCACGCAACCGGGGAAAGGGCACACAAAAGCGGCTGCTCACCGTCCATCTGCCCGTGCCGAGCgcaacaaacacacacacgcagacacgggGTCACATGCAAGCAAGCAGTGTCGCCTGCTGTTCGACTcctcacctcctcttcctcatcgCAACCCTTCCACCCCGTCCACCCCGTCCACTCCATTCTCTACGAAGCCACCGCCATCTCGCGCTCAGTCGTCCTCGGCATTGATATCGTCGCCGTAACGGGCGAACGACGGATCGTAAGCAGCCAACCGCTCACGCATCATCTTGAGCTGCTCGTTGCGCTGTGCCAGGAGATGCTTCACTTGCTGATACTGCGTCGACTGGTGCAGCCGCGCGGCGAGCTCTCGCTTCGCCTCAGCCAcctcggcgcgcagctcctgcacggTCGCCACGAGCGATGGGTCCTGTCCCTGGCACCGGCGCGCCAGCTCGGCGGCAAGGCGCTCCTTGTCGTTCATCGCATCCTGCATCGACAGCAAGTTCTCCGTGTCCGACGAGCGGCCCCTCATCACCTGTGTATAGGCGTCTGTCACTTGCTGCAGTTTCGCCTGTAGCCGCTTCACCTCTGCGTTCGCCTCTGCCAGTTGCCGTGCCGCCTCCCCAGAGGCCTCCTCCACGGTGAGGGGCGCCAAACGCCCTGTCGGACCGCTCATTAACTGGCGGCCGTGCTCCCCCATCGCGTtcacgccgccggcgttgtTCAGCACCGATTTCACGTCAATGTCCAGAGTCAACCGCTGCCGGTcagcctcgcgcagcaccgcgcgcaTGAGCTCGGCTGAGGCCGCCGTCGTTCCCTCCATCTGCGTGTCCACGACACCGAGCATCAACGCCAGCTGTCCATTCAGCatctgcaccacctccgcctttGTGTATTGCTCCCGCCACAAGTTGCCGGCTTGAAACGCGCTTGCCTCGACGGTCAAGTCGCGCTTGAACTTGtcgagggagaggcgcgACCAGCGGAAGAAGTTGTCGATCACATTTCGCGACTCCGTCGTGAGTCCCGCCAACGGGTCCATTCGTGCCTCTCTTCGTGTCAGTTGTATAGGATGACTCTATGTGGGCGGTGTTCCATGCAGGCGAGAGTGGGGAGACGGGAGGGAGCCGTCCGCgatgtgtgtttgtgtgtacgTAAGGAGCTACTACTAGCTCAAAGACTGCGATGGGGATACGACCGATGCTCTCGATTCGGGCGGCTGTGAGATCGAGGGGCCGACAACGGTGTGGCGGTGACTTTCTCACAGTAAAGCGTGTATGTATGGCGGGAaagggcggcgacggcggcagggagagggagaagcagcggtCAACCGCCTCCGCGAGCGCCTCTACACGAGAGCACGACAGcaacacgcagacacacgcgggTGAGtggggaaaagagagagaacgtgcgtggcgggtgtgtgtgctgtgcgtgATTCTTGACAAGACGAAGGCCGTGAGAGCATGCGTAACAAGACGAGGGGCAAGAAGAGCaagaggtggtggcgcacaGCGATCGCTAAACAAAAAGCGAGGCGTTCCTGcctgtcgtcgtcgtgttcgtgtgtgtgtgtgtgtgtgtgtgtgtgtgtggacgTCCATGCATGGATAGGAAAGGAGCCGTCTTCGCGGAgacgacggagagagaaaggacaGGAGAGGGGCGACTTGGCGGCAACAGCTAAAGGTGCGTGAGTCTCGAGTCCCCTCTCCGGGTAGCGCTCTGATGGAGAAATGGCGGTCAGACATGCCCGAAAaggtgcacgcacacgcacgtggaTGCAGCTCGCAGCAAAGGactcccaccccacccctcccccctcactccGGATACACCTTGACGAGGTACTACTTGTCCGTAGGCGTTGGGGGGTGTAGCTGGCATGTGAGAGCAATATAGTGGAGGGGATGGGCAAGGAAGACGAAGGGCAAGCGAAGGAGGCCACAtcaacacgcacgcgcatgcagctctgccgccgacCTCACCAGATCACACACGCGAGTGGCCTGTGATGGGTatggtgttgctgctgcttccccATCCTTCGTCATGGCATTTCTGCTGCGTGTGTTAAGATAGAACAGTGACAAGGATggaaggggggaaggagggcacAAGACGCCCGCGGCACGCCAACACATGAGCGCCCTCCTACAGACAACAACATACACAGAAAGAGCGCGCCCGTGCGCGCTTGAAAAGCAACCAGAGAAGTGTTGGAGGTGGtgacgagagggagaggctaCAGACACGTCCTACGCGACTCACCATTACGGAGAGCGGAGAGCggagagcggagagggagggcgaggccgCACAGGTACAaccctcttcctttcctctcACGTACCGCTATTATGGCTGCGCTCGCTCCGTTCGTTTCGCTGATCTCATCGTGTCATCGCAGAGCACCATCGCTCTCGCGGGAGGGAGCGATAGCATCAGGAGGCACGAGCGACGCTGATGCAACCACATGAGCACGTAagccgcacacgcgtacactTCCTCGCTGTGTAGAGAAGACGATGGGGGCAGGCACACCGGCTAGGGGACGGAGGCAGGCAGAGGATGAGGGACGGGTGTGATGGTGCTGGTGctagtggtggtggcacacgcacggaaaACAACCATCATCGATCGAAGACAACAGAAaatgggggaaggggagggcgcTGGTGAGACACGGAAGACGGCAGACGCGACACAGCAAAACGAAACAACACTGATAGAGAAGCGCACACAGAGGCGATCATGCGCGTCGACGACAACAGTGGCACGCACCCACGCATACGCGCTGACtagcgcgcgcgcatccTTACGCAGCCTTCACAGGGGATTCGCAttcccctccgcctccagctcggcgAGGGTcttgcgcaccgcctccgccgtgaAGGTGTCCAGCCAGCTGCGGAACAGCGAGCCCGTGTTCGTGTACTTGATCTTGAACCGTCCACTGACGAAGTCGTCTGGGATGACGTGCAGGTCGCGCGACTTGCGGCGCGTGTTTGAGCCGGGGGAAGTCTCGTTCGACTCATTGCTTTGGCTTGGCGAGGCCACAgctgtcgtcgccggcggcgaagcgggcTGCATCGggtgttggtgctgctgcgcagacTTGGGGGCCGGGATGGTGATGCCgctgagcgccgccgccgttgttgCCGCAACTGCACCCGACGCTGGAGCGTGGCCAGCCGGCGAGGCGACAGTGGCGGGCGAGCGCTGGGATGTGGAGGCCGGCAAGTGTTTGGCCAAGTCTTGAAGGCTGATCCCGCTGCTCCCTGGGGCAGCCGTGATTTTGAGGCTCGCGGGACTGCTGTGGGTCTCTCTGGTGATTGGCGTCACCGAAGACGTTGAGGACAAgtgggcggtggcggaggcaggGGTGGCGCGCTTGCCTAGTGTCGCTGGTGCCGGCGTCTGctccgtcgcagcggcactgcgcggccgcggcacaACGCTTGCACCGGCGCCTGCGGTGCTGCTATGGCTCGCACCAGAGTcggccggcgcagcgcgagcCGCGGCACTTGTGGGGCTCTGAAACGCTGcaggcagcgatggcggcgacacCGTGGACTTGCCCGAGGGGTCCACGTGAATGCCGTTCGCCTGCAGGAGGAATTCCAGCTCCCGCAGCTTGGCCGACCCGttcgtggtggcggccgcagcggccctCATGTCCGGCTGCGTCTGAGGTTGCagctgtggctgcggcgcatcCGTCGACTTGAGTACAAGCAGCGCCGACAGCTtcgtgatggcggcgcgaGTGTCCTTGAGGCGGCCATCGAGTCGCGTGCCTCCCGTGAAGGGGGTATCGTAGACGACCTCTGCTTCCCTGCCGCTGGCCAGCAAGCGCACGATCGTGCCTTGCGTGCCGAAGGGAACAATGCCCGTAGCGCGGCAGTTCGCGACCCGCGAGCCCAGGTAGAAAGTCTGCTCCTGCGGCAGTGGTAGCGGCACGAGAtggccgcagctgctgcgcgtgacAGGAAAGTAGAGCTGATTGCGGCTTACCTGCCGCAACGAGAGCTCCTTGAAGCTGCGgttctgctgctcctgcagcgacgcctcgagctgctcgagcagctgctgcggaaACGCCTCCTCCGTGGCCGTGATCATCGGCGTTTCGCGCAGCCCCGACTCGATTAAGAATGTCTCGATCTCCGTTAGCACGTCGTCGACATCCCTGTCGCGCCACTTGCCCGTCAGGAACCGCTGCGGCTCAACGCTGTTCGAGTTTACGCCGCCCGCCTCGATGTACTGGATGAGTGGGCGGAACCGCTTCACGTAGTCACGGATCAGCTCCTGCGCGTCGCGGGAGAAGTACcacgtgccgctgccaccacggTTGCTGCTCGAATTGCCCGTGAAGTCGCCCTTCTCGCCCATCTCCAAGTGGTAGCCAATGTCCTCCGTATCCTTTTCCATGCGGGCAAAGATGTCCTTGTTCCCAACGTACCACGGGTTCAGACTGTGCTGGACCAGCTTCGCGTACCCGACCTTGGCGATGCACCGCCCAGTGAACTTTAGACACAGCCCCAGCTCGCGAGAGCCAAACTGCGGCGACGTGACGATGGAGCTACAGATGCTAGTCAAGGTGTGCGGTAAAATGTCGAGACTGATCGccacctgcggcagcgccgtccagTTGCGCTGTGCGGCaaactgcagcagctccgccggcagccgcagcggctcctGAAACACCTTGAGGCGAACCGTCATCTGATCGccctgctgcgtcgtcgtgTCGTGCTGGCCAGCCGTCACAACCGTGCCACAGCTGCCGTACACGTCCATCTGCGACTTCTTCGACTTGGGCTGAGGACCGATGTAGACGCAGCGGGCACCAAAGGCGCTGTCACCTTCGCTGCGGTCGCGCTCGACGTAACGGCTGTCCTCCTGCATGTCTATGTTATCCAAGGTGCAGATCAGCTGGATTGGGTAGCACGTCCAGGTGGTGGCGAAGTGTCGTTCAATGTGCCCCTTGCGCGTCACCTGCATTCCGTTGAAGCGGTGCACGTACACGAGAACTTCGACCTGCTCCACGGCGAGGCCCAGCTGCGACTTCATgaagcgcgcgtgcgtgtccgcCTCCTTCACGAAGGCAGTCGACTCTTCGCGGTTGTTCTTGTGCTCCTCGGTGCCGCTGAAGGTGCCCTCCTTGCTGTACGAAGCAGTGATGGACTTGTGCACATCCTTGAGGGAGGCAATGCGGGCACGCTTGTAGTGCGGGAAGCCGACGAGCACCTCCTTGCCGACGAGAGTCGCCACCTGGTCGACTGACTTGGCCTTGAAGAAGTCGCGCATCTGCAGGATGAGACTGTCGTTCTTGGTGGGACGGCCAAAGATCGACACGACCCCAGCCTCGAAGACCGGCTGGATTAGGTCGCGCTTCGACTGGAGGGTGCTGAAGCCCTCCAGCTGCCGCGTGCCAACGTGCACGCCAGGGCACAGCTGCGGAATGAACTTGTCGATGTGAGGGAACGCGTATGTCTCGCGCCTCACGAGGACATTCCGGAGAGAGCCGAACATCTCATCCTCCAGGTCGTACGGCGGCATCTTGCCGTCGTAGCAGAACCGCAGCGGGGGGCCATTCACGTTGTTCGCGGCGTCCTCGGGGCTGACGTTCTTCTGCACCGACTCGTAGGCGGCGAGCAGCGTGCGCTCGTCGATGAAGGGGATCAGCACAATGCCCTCccacggcgcgcgcgcgccctcGCGGTCAATAACGATGTGCTCGGGCAAGTACTTGGCGAGCGGGCTACTTGGGCTGCGCAGCAGGGGCCAGTAGGCCTTCGGCATGGACAGGTATGACAtgggcggcagcacggccagcagctgctggtgcggctggAAGGGCTTGCCGAGTTCGAACGAGACGCGGGCAGCGATAGCGGGGAGGTTCACCATGTCGCTCGCCATGGGTGCGTAGTAGTGCGGAAAGAACCACTTCCATGAAGGCACGCCTTGATAGTAGTAATGCATGACCCACATGAGCCCCTCCACGTAGTGCTCCCGCAGTCGTTGCATGTCTTCGCTGTTCGCGTCCCAGCCGCCAGCAAAGCCGTGCTTCTCGCCGTAGTAGCGCTGTTTGAACTCCAGGATCGACGTGATAGGTATTACGGAGGCGGTGTCCACCTCGTGGGTAGGGTCGCGGCGAGCGCGGTTCTTCTGGAactctgcctcctcctgctgaCGTCGGCGCAGCGTCTCGAACTCGAGCTTGCCGACCTCGTTCAACCACACCTCGGCGTTGCGCCAGTCGATCTCGCCTTTGTGCGTCAGGTACTTGCTCTTGCTGAGCATGTTGTCCACGTAGATGTGCAGGAGCGCCGGTATGCTGCCATCGTTAATGCCGATGgtcggcagcgtcggcagaAAGTCGTTGCCGATAAAGAAGCACATGAAGACGAAGTCGTCGATCACTCGCTCAAAGTCGATACTCACGCtgctcttcgccttcgccagGTAGCCCTTCACCTCCAGCTGCAGGTAGTCGCGGAAGACGTtgatgtgcagcagcacgaacTCGTCCGCCTTGTGGTACGCCTTGTCCTTCACGAGGCCCTTcgcctcatcctcctcctgccgctcCCGCTCCTTGCGAGAGCCGGGGCCGAACGTgaccacctcgcgcagcagcacaaagTGCGGCTCGTGCGTGGC harbors:
- a CDS encoding 5'-3' exonuclease, putative produces the protein MGVPKFFRWAAERFPSIITPFKDSPPPVDNLYLDINGIIHNCTHPNDVDATRRSPTEKEMIQAMFVYLEKLFNAIQPRKYFLLAVDGVAPRAKMNQQRQRRYRAGYEMMIAREEALAMGEEVPEEKDVFDSNCITPGTPFMVRVSKEFQYFITMKLSTDPAWQGCQIIFSGHDCPGEGEHKIVDFIRRRKMQPNYDPNETHCMYGLDADLVMLALATHEPHFVLLREVVTFGPGSRKERERQEEDEAKGLVKDKAYHKADEFVLLHINVFRDYLQLEVKGYLAKAKSSVSIDFERVIDDFVFMCFFIGNDFLPTLPTIGINDGSIPALLHIYVDNMLSKSKYLTHKGEIDWRNAEVWLNEVGKLEFETLRRRQQEEAEFQKNRARRDPTHEVDTASVIPITSILEFKQRYYGEKHGFAGGWDANSEDMQRLREHYVEGLMWVMHYYYQGVPSWKWFFPHYYAPMASDMVNLPAIAARVSFELGKPFQPHQQLLAVLPPMSYLSMPKAYWPLLRSPSSPLAKYLPEHIVIDREGARAPWEGIVLIPFIDERTLLAAYESVQKNVSPEDAANNVNGPPLRFCYDGKMPPYDLEDEMFGSLRNVLVRRETYAFPHIDKFIPQLCPGVHVGTRQLEGFSTLQSKRDLIQPVFEAGVVSIFGRPTKNDSLILQMRDFFKAKSVDQVATLVGKEVLVGFPHYKRARIASLKDVHKSITASYSKEGTFSGTEEHKNNREESTAFVKEADTHARFMKSQLGLAVEQVEVLVYVHRFNGMQVTRKGHIERHFATTWTCYPIQLICTLDNIDMQEDSRYVERDRSEGDSAFGARCVYIGPQPKSKKSQMDVYGSCGTVVTAGQHDTTTQQGDQMTVRLKVFQEPLRLPAELLQFAAQRNWTALPQVAISLDILPHTLTSICSSIVTSPQFGSRELGLCLKFTGRCIAKVGYAKLVQHSLNPWYVGNKDIFARMEKDTEDIGYHLEMGEKGDFTGNSSSNRGGSGTWYFSRDAQELIRDYVKRFRPLIQYIEAGGVNSNSVEPQRFLTGKWRDRDVDDVLTEIETFLIESGLRETPMITATEEAFPQQLLEQLEASLQEQQNRSFKELSLRQVSRNQLYFPVTRSSCGHLVPLPLPQEQTFYLGSRVANCRATGIVPFGTQGTIVRLLASGREAEVVYDTPFTGGTRLDGRLKDTRAAITKLSALLVLKSTDAPQPQLQPQTQPDMRAAAAATTNGSAKLRELEFLLQANGIHVDPSGKSTVSPPSLPAAFQSPTSAAARAAPADSGASHSSTAGAGASVVPRPRSAAATEQTPAPATLGKRATPASATAHLSSTSSVTPITRETHSSPASLKITAAPGSSGISLQDLAKHLPASTSQRSPATVASPAGHAPASGAVAATTAAALSGITIPAPKSAQQHQHPMQPASPPATTAVASPSQSNESNETSPGSNTRRKSRDLHVIPDDFVSGRFKIKYTNTGSLFRSWLDTFTAEAVRKTLAELEAEGNANPL